One stretch of Acropora muricata isolate sample 2 chromosome 12, ASM3666990v1, whole genome shotgun sequence DNA includes these proteins:
- the LOC136891909 gene encoding Golgi-associated plant pathogenesis-related protein 1-like: protein MPNKFQKECLDSHNKLRAEHGAPPLKWSAKLASDSEKWAKELLKDRKLQHSSGEYGENLAFASGYELTGAGATQMWYDEVKDYNFENPGNFGGTGHFTQVVWFASQQMGVAKAGEGNGAQYVVARYSPAGNIRGHYPDNVKPKGTQAKGGKSGRGKACIIL from the exons ATGCCAAACAAATTCCAAAAGGAGTGCCTGGATTCCCATAACAAATTGCGCGCCGAGCATGGCGCACCGCCTTTGAAGTGGTCAGCTAAACTAGCTTCTGATTCAGAAAAATGGGCAAAGGAATTGCTAAAAGACAGAAAGCTACAGCATAGCTCAGGGGAATATGGAGAGAATCTGGCGTTTGCCTCTG GTTATGAACTAACAGGCGCAGGTGCCACTCAAATGTGGTACGACGAGGTCAAGGATTACAATTTTGAGAATCCGGGGAACTTTGGTGGTACTGGACATTTCACTCAAGTGGTATGGTTCGCATCACAACAAATGGGCGTGGCAAAGGCAGGCGAGGGAAACGGAGCACAGTATGTAGTGGCCAGATACAGCCCTGCTGGGAACATCCGTGGTCATTACCCTGACAATGTAAAACCCAAGGGTACTCAAGCCAAGGGAGGAAAGTCTG GTAGAGGGAAAGCTTGCATCATCCTCTGA
- the LOC136892449 gene encoding ELL-associated factor 1-like: protein MAASNSENEFPFNSDREYELRLGNSFHSRGAPKTAFHTVRYDFKPASVDTTRPAELVVSEKNEVTVTVPHVQDDSNTIYRGSKRICTKEFILVVDKDKKTFTLERIESTIPQLKKVRSSSKAQKSGKLPVTPSTATLSKSQKNKGKKKTLEKKGSKPTSPIKNTTAATTSSQDNTVKPDEVAPVAGMSDSSLSSSDSSDSDKDENEDGDDFDDKDVEKLNNLMAGMDENDTFTKKEGFNTLCEDLQLSESGSDSD from the exons ATGGCGGCTTCAAACAGTGAAAATGAGTTTCCTTTCAACAGCGATCGTGAATACGAACTGAGACTTGGGAATAGCTTTCATTCAAGGGGAGCACCAAAGACAGCCTTCCACACAGTAAGAT ATGACTTCAAACCTGCCTCAGTGGACACCACAAGACCAGCTGAGCTTGTCGTTAGCGAAAAGAATGAAGTTACTGTAACTGTTCCACATGTGCAG GATGACAGTAACACAATTTACAGAGGCTCTAAGCGAATTTGCACCAAGGAATTCATCCTAGTGGTAGACAAAGACAAGAAG ACATTCACATTAGAAAGGATTGAGTCAACAATTCCACAGTTGAAAAAAGTTAG GTCATCAAGTAAAGCACAAAAGTCAGGGAAGTTGCCAGTCACACCATCCACTGCTACTTTGTCGAAATCACagaaaaacaaaggcaagaaaaaaacattggaGAAAAAGGGATCAAAACCAACCTCTCCAATTAAAAACACAACGGCAGCTACCACAAGCTCTCAG GATAACACTGTTAAACCAGATGAAGTAGCCCCCGTCGCTGGAATGTCTGACTCGAGTCTATCATCCAGCGACAGCTCTGACTCAGACAAAGACGAAAATGAAGACGGTGATGACTTTGATGACAAAGATGTGGAGAAGCTTAACAATTTGATGGCTGGa atgGATGAAAATGATACCTTTACAAAGAAAGAAGGTTTCAATACACTTT gcGAAGACCTTCAGCTGAGTGAATCCGGGAGTGACAGCGATTGA